Proteins from a single region of Primulina tabacum isolate GXHZ01 chromosome 5, ASM2559414v2, whole genome shotgun sequence:
- the LOC142547587 gene encoding leucine-rich repeat receptor protein kinase MSP1-like, giving the protein MLLTTNACWKSSCVLLLILLVCCISELSSSAILLNDTDLLNDLRNSLVDKQEILPSWFDPETFPCKWAGIKCDGLVSHIELPCKNKSPHNLPLPRKIGEFRSLKYLNLSGCAFTGEIYQEFWDLENLEVLDLSDNRLTGVLPPSIAKLKYLKQLVLDDNCFSGTLPSTIGLLTELKELSLHSNSFSGNLPKELGNLQQMESLDISNNVFSGSLPLSLANLTRLLYFSARQNKFSGSLFAEIGKLQMLRILDFAWNFLTGTIPSSIGNLTNLEVLDLQNCRFKGNVPEEISILSRLSYLNLAQNTFDGELPASIGRLINLVYLIAPNSGLHGTIPSGLGNCKNLKIINLSFNSFSGHLPADLVGLESISSLLLDSNHLSGPVPEWISEWRKAESIVLSQNLFTGNLPLLSLPSLTLLDVSANKLFGKISSDICSARSLATLSLSRNKFSGSIGDAFSACYSLTDLILSDNEISGEIPAYFGKLGLIILELSKNKLHGRIPDQLWESKTLMEISLSDNLLEGTISSAVSNVLTLERLQLDSNLFEGNIPSSIGKLKNLTNLSLHGNKLTGSVPSEVFKCSNLVSLDLGANGLTGEIPKSISELKLLDNLVLSDNHFSGFIPEEICSGFQRVSLPDSEFVQHYGMLDLSRNDLEGPIPESIRNCVVITELLFQGNKLNGSIPDGLASLVNLTLLDLSSNNLSGFLDSQFFSMKNLQGVVLSHNNIRGSIPDNIGLTMPNLAKLDLSNNVLTGPLPASLFRIKTLSYLDVSSNYLSGSISFNLGSISSLLVLNASNNKFSGFLDDSISNLTSLSVLDLHNNTFTGKLPVSLATLVALTYLDISENKFQYDFPCKICDIEGLAFANFSSNSFSTGYPASCAEAKSCFLGLPMLPSRKIYSSTSIGRRSSLLAVAIGAIIFLILLCGLLRWKMLKKDSTVVGGSNGKPESASNEGLLEKKIKEPLSINVATFEYSLLRLKAADILSATENFSKSYIIGDGGFGTVYKARLPDGRTIAVKRLNGGHLHGEREFLAEMETIGKVKHDNLLSLLGYCVFADERFLIYEYMENGSLDFWLRNQAAAFEGLNWATRIKIALGSAKGLAFLHHGFVPHIIHRDVKSSNILLDKNFEPRVSDFGLARIISACESHVSTILAGTFGYIPPEYGQKMVATTKGDVYSFGVVMLELVTGRAPIGQADVEGGNLVGWVRWMIKNGRECEILDPFLSRFASLKDQMLRVLDIARSCTCDEPWMRPTMMEVVKLLKKAKMED; this is encoded by the coding sequence ATGCTCCTAACTACAAATGCTTGTTGGAAATCTTCTTGCGTTCTTCTCCTCATTTTGCTCGTCTGCTGCATTTCGGAACTGTCTTCAAGTGCCATTTTACTCAATGATACTGACTTATTGAATGATCTAAGAAACTCCCTCGTTGATAAACAAGAGATTCTCCCGAGTTGGTTTGATCCGGAGACTTTTCCGTGCAAATGGGCCGGAATAAAGTGTGATGGTTTAGTAAGCCATATAGAATTGCCATGTAAAAATAAATCACCTCATAACCTTCCATTGCCTAGGAAAATTGGTGAGTTTCGATCTCTCAAATATCTTAACCTCAGCGGCTGTGCTTTCACTGGTGAAATTTATCAAGAATTTTGGGACTTGGAGAATTTAGAGGTTCTTGATCTGAGTGACAATAGATTAACTGGAGTACTGCCTCCAAGCATCGCTAAACTGAAATATCTGAAGCAACTTGTTCTTGATGACAATTGTTTTTCGGGAACTTTACCATCTACAATTGGTCTACTCACTGAGCTTAAGGAACTATCTCTGCATTCAAATTCTTTTTCGGGAAATCTCCCAAAAGAACTTGGTAACCTTCAGCAAATGGAGTCTCTTGATATCAGCAACAACGTTTTCTCTGGGAGTCTTCCATTGAGTTTAGCTAATCTTACAAGGCTTTTGTACTTCAGTGCTCGACAGAACAAATTTTCGGGTAGTTTGTTTGCAGAAATTGGGAAACTACAGATGCTTCGAATTCTTGATTTTGCATGGAATTTTCTTACTGGGACCATACCATCTTCGATTGGCAATCTGACAAATCTTGAAGTACTTGATCTTCAGAATTGCAGGTTCAAAGGAAatgttcctgaagaaatttCAATTCTGAGTCGCTTGAGTTACTTGAATCTAGCCCAGAATACTTTTGATGGAGAATTGCCTGCAAGTATTGGGAGGCTGATCAATCTAGTATATCTCATTGCTCCAAACTCGGGGTTGCATGGAACCATACCTTCTGGTTTGGGAAACTGCAAGAATTTAAAGATAATAAATCTGTCTTTTAATTCATTTTCTGGTCACTTACCCGCTGATCTTGTAGGACTAGAGTCCATCAGTTCACTTCTCCTTGACTCAAACCATTTGTCAGGTCCAGTGCCCGAGTGGATTTCCGAGTGGAGAAAAGCCGAGTCTATTGTGCTCTCACAGAACCTTTTTACTGGGAATTTACCACTACTTAGTCTTCCTTCACTGACCCTTTTAGATGTAAGTGCCAACAAGCTATTTGGTAAAATATCTTCAGATATATGCAGTGCTCGGTCGCTGGCAACTCTTTCACTATCCAGAAACAAATTCTCTGGTAGTATAGGTGATGCTTTCAGTGCCTGTTATAGCCTCACAGATTTGATATTGTCTGACAATGAAATCTCGGGTGAAATACCAGCCTATTTTGGGAAACTTGGACTGATAATTTTGGAACTCTCAAAAAACAAATTGCACGGTAGAATTCCAGATCAACTCTGGGAGTCCAAAACACTTATGGAGATCTCATTAAGCGATAATTTACTTGAAGGGACAATATCAAGTGCAGTTTCTAACGTCCTGACGCTTGAAAGACTGCAACTTGATAGTAATTTGTTTGAAGGCAACATCCCTTCTAGCATTGGAAAGCTTAAAAACCTGACTAATTTATCTTTACATGGTAATAAGTTAACTGGAAGTGTACCATCGGAAGTATTTAAGTGTTCAAACCTCGTATCTTTGGATCTCGGTGCAAATGGGCTGACAGGTGAAATTCCAAAATCCATATCTGAACTGAAGTTGTTAGACAACTTAGTCCTCTCAGACAATCATTTCTCTGGGTTCATACCCGAGGAGATTTGCTCCGGTTTCCAGAGAGTGTCTTTACCAGACTCAGAGTTCGTTCAACATTATGGCATGCTTGATCTGTCTCGCAATGACCTTGAGGGGCCGATTCCCGAATCAATCAGGAACTGCGTCGTTATCACAGAACTACTTTTTCAGGGAAACAAGCTCAATGGGAGTATCCCTGATGGGTTGGCTTCACTTGTTAATTTAACTTTACTTGACTTATCATCCAATAATTTATCAGGTTTCCTCGATTCTCAGTTTTTCTCAATGAAAAATCTTCAAGGTGTCGTACTTTCTCATAACAACATTCGAGGGTCGATTCCTGATAATATAGGGTTGACAATGCCAAATCTAGCCAAGCTTGATCTCTCAAATAATGTCTTAACAGGTCCATTGCCAGCTTCACTATTCCGTATTAAAACTTTGTCCTATTTGGATGTCAGTTCAAATTATTTGTCCGGCTCAATTTCGTTCAACCTTGGAAGTATCAGTTCTCTCCTGGTCTTAAATGCCAGCAACAACAAATTCTCTGGTTTCCTTGATGATTCAATCTCAAATCTAACATCTCTGTCTGTATTGGACCTTCACAACAACACATTCACAGGAAAATTGCCTGTTTCTCTTGCAACACTTGTTGCATTGACGTATCTTGACATATCAGAAAACAAGTTTCAATATGATTTTCCCTGTAAAATTTGTGACATAGAAGGCCTCGCTTTTGCAAATTTCTCCAGCAACAGTTTCTCTACGGGCTATCCAGCCTCTTGTGCTGAGGCAAAGTCATGTTTTCTTGGCCTACCTATGCTACCTTCTAGGAAAATTTATTCGTCCACTTCGATTGGGCGTCGTTCTTCATTGTTAGCTGTTGCTATTGGAGCGATAATCTTCTTGATCCTACTCTGTGGTCTTCTCAGATGGAAAATGCTGAAAAAGGACAGCACAGTTGTTGGCGGCTCCAATGGTAAGCCTGAGTCAGCTTCTAATGAGGGGCTtttagaaaagaaaataaaggaGCCCTTGAGTATTAATGTTGCCACCTTCGAGTATTCTCTGTTGCGGCTAAAAGCTGCTGATATTTTATCAGCAACTGAAAATTTTAGCAAGAGTTATATCATTGGCGATGGTGGGTTCGGGACGGTATACAAAGCAAGGCTTCCCGATGGACGAACTATAGCTGTCAAAAGGCTTAATGGAGGCCATTTACATGGGGAACGCGAATTCTTGGCCGAAATGGAGACTATTGGAAAGGTAAAACACGATAACTTACTATCATTGCTTGGTTATTGTGTGTTTGCAGATGAGAGATTCTTGATATATGAGTATATGGAAAATGGGAGCCTGGACTTTTGGCTGAGGAATCAGGCAGCTGCATTTGAAGGGCTCAACTGGGCTACTCGGATCAAGATTGCCTTGGGGTCTGCTAAGGGGCTTGCTTTTCTGCACCACGGGTTCGTTCCCCACATCATTCACAGAGATGTAAAGTCCAGTAACATATTGCTAGACAAAAACTTTGAACCTCGTGTCTCGGATTTTGGCTTGGCTCGTATAATAAGTGCTTGCGAGAGCCATGTTTCAACCATTCTAGCGGGTACATTCGGTTACATACCCCCAGAATACGGCCAGAAAATGGTGGCCACGACCAAGGGAGACGTTTACAGCTTTGGAGTGGTGATGCTCGAGCTCGTAACGGGACGAGCACCTATTGGACAAGCCGATGTTGAGGGAGGCAATCTTGTAGGATGGGTGAGATGGATGATTAAAAATGGCAGGGAATGTGAAATACTCGATCCTTTTTTGTCTCGTTTTGCATCGTTGAAGGATCAGATGTTGCGTGTTCTTGACATTGCAAGGTCATGCACATGCGACGAGCCGTGGATGCGGCCTACAATGATGGAGGTTGTTAAGCTGCTAAAAAAGGCCAAGATGGAGGATTGA